The following are from one region of the Prionailurus bengalensis isolate Pbe53 chromosome A2, Fcat_Pben_1.1_paternal_pri, whole genome shotgun sequence genome:
- the SHISA5 gene encoding protein shisa-5 isoform X4 translates to MSGFGATVAIGLTIFVLSVVTVIICFTCSCCYLYKMCRRPRPVVTTTTATTVVHTPYPQPPSVPPSYPGPTYQGYHPMPPQPGMPAAPYPTQYPPPYPAQPLGPPAYHETLAGGAAMPYPATQPPYNPAYMDPPKAAP, encoded by the exons ATGTCAGG GTTTGGGGCAACCGTAGCCATCGGCCTGACCATCTTTGTGCTCTCTGTCGTCACCGTCATCATCTGTTTCACCTGCTCCTGCTGCTATCTCTACAAGATGTGCCGCCGGCCACGTC CGGTTGTGACCACCACCACGGCCACCACCGTGGTACACACCCCTTACCCTCAGCCTCCAAGTGTGCCGCCCAGCTACCCCGGACCGACGTACCAGGGCTATCACCCCATGCCCCCGCAGCCAGGGATGCCAGCGGCACCCTACCCGACACAGTACCCACCACCTTACCCCGCCCAGCCGTTGGGCCCCCCGGCTTACCATGAGACATTGGCCG GAGGTGCGGCCATGCCCTACCCTGCCACCCAGCCTCCTTACAACCCAGCCTACATGGACCCCCCGAAGGCAGCCCCCTGA
- the SHISA5 gene encoding protein shisa-5 isoform X3: protein MGFGATVAIGLTIFVLSVVTVIICFTCSCCYLYKMCRRPRPVVTTTTATTVVHTPYPQPPSVPPSYPGPTYQGYHPMPPQPGMPAAPYPTQYPPPYPAQPLGPPAYHETLAGGAAMPYPATQPPYNPAYMDPPKAAP, encoded by the exons ATGGG GTTTGGGGCAACCGTAGCCATCGGCCTGACCATCTTTGTGCTCTCTGTCGTCACCGTCATCATCTGTTTCACCTGCTCCTGCTGCTATCTCTACAAGATGTGCCGCCGGCCACGTC CGGTTGTGACCACCACCACGGCCACCACCGTGGTACACACCCCTTACCCTCAGCCTCCAAGTGTGCCGCCCAGCTACCCCGGACCGACGTACCAGGGCTATCACCCCATGCCCCCGCAGCCAGGGATGCCAGCGGCACCCTACCCGACACAGTACCCACCACCTTACCCCGCCCAGCCGTTGGGCCCCCCGGCTTACCATGAGACATTGGCCG GAGGTGCGGCCATGCCCTACCCTGCCACCCAGCCTCCTTACAACCCAGCCTACATGGACCCCCCGAAGGCAGCCCCCTGA